From Bradyrhizobium erythrophlei:
TCATCGCGCACGAGGGGCCGAGGCCTATCGCCGGCTACGTTGGAGCTTTTTCGTCTGCTCGAATCGGCCCCGGCAATAGTGTATTTTCAGACACCGCAGCCGTTCACGAATTAGAGAGATTAATAGCAAGCGTTGCGCAGCAGGGCCAATGCGGTCGCGCTTTATCCCCTAAATATTTGAAATTATTGTAAAAAAATGGAGGTAGTGGTTTTCTTGTCACGCCGTCCAGCTCTGTGAATTTTGCATGGGAAAAGAGTCAAAAACCCTTGCACTTTGTGCAGCGCGGTCGCATATTGTTGCGGTGCGGTAGCGCCTCGCGCTATCGCTGCCCTCCTTGGGCGTTTCCTCCCTAGACTTGGGCCGCTTGTTCATTCAAGCGGCCCTTTTTTCTTGCGCTATGTTTTTCTGATGCGCTTTCTGGATGCAGCCGGGAAACGCTCGCCTATTCAGCCGCCGCCTGGAACGGTCCGAGTTCGCCGAGCGGAACCGTGGCCAGCGCATCCGCCAGCACATTGAAATCGGCGGCGACCCGCGAAAAGCCCGGGCTGCGTTCGCGCCGGCGCTCGTCCATGTAGATCGCGCGGTTGAGCTCGAGCTGGATGGCGTGCAGGCCGGAGGCCGGATTGCCGTAATGCTCGGTGATGAAGCCGCCCGCATAGGGCTTGTTGCGCCCGACCGAATAACCCAGCCCTCGCATGGTTTCCTCGACCATGTCGGGCAGCAGCGACGCACAGCTCGTTCCGTAGCGGTCGCCGATCACCACGTCGGGCCGCCGCGGCTCGTCGCGCGATACGCCGACCGAGGGCATCGAATGGCAGTCCACCACCACGACGGCGCCGAACGCCTGGTGCGCCTTGTTGATCAGCCGCCGCAGCGCGCGGTGATAGGGCTTGTAGAGTGCCTCGATCCGCGCCAGCGCGTCGTCGACCGAAAGCCGCTCGCGATAGATTTCCTGACCATCGCCGACCACGCGCGGGATGGTGCCGAGCCCGCCGGCCACCCGCATCGATCTCGTATTGGCGAAACTCGGCAATCTGCCAGAGAACATCCGCGGATCGAGCTCGTAGGGCTCCCGGTTGACGTCGACATAGGAGCGCGGGAAGTGGACCCGGACGGTCGGAAAACCCTGGCCGCTGAGGCCTGCGATCAACTCGTCCATGAAGGAATCTTCGGAGCGGCGCAGCGCCGGCAGATCGATCCGCGAGGCGTCGAGGAATTCGGCCGGGTAGACCGAGCCGGAATGCGGCGAGTTGAAAATGATCGGCGCCCGCCAGTTGGCCGGCTCCACGATTTCGAACGGAGGCGACAGTTCGCCATCATGCTGGGTCATCGTCGGGCGCCGTCCCTGGAATCCGCGGCTCTGGCGATTGATTCTGCCAGAAAAGCGGAGCTTTTATGAGCGCGCATTGTCTGTAATCACAACCATTCTGCCAAGCGAAAAAACCCTTCAACCCGCTGGAATGTCTCTCGACAACCGCAAAACGCCCGTCTTCATTGCATTGGGCCGCATTCCGGTCCAGAAATAAGATAGCAAGCCTCCGGCCGTTCACCGGAGCCCTTCACCCGAAATTTACCCTCTGTCGGGCTAAGTGAGCGGACTGATCCTCCCATCGGGAATCAACGATCCACGCCATGCACAAAATCCTCCTCGCCGAAGACGACAACGACATGCGCCGTTTCCTGGTCAAGGCGCTGGAAAACGCCGGTTTTCAGGTTTCGCCCCACGACAACGGCATGTCGGCCTATCAGCGGCTGCGCGAGGAGCCGTTCGAGATGCTGCTGACCGATATCGTGATGCCCGAAATGGACGGCATCGAGCTGGCGCGGCGGGCCTCGGAACTCGACCCCGATATCAAGATCATGTTCATCACCGGCTTTGCCGCGGTCGCGCTGAACTCGGATTCCGAGGCGCCCAAAAACGCGAAAGTCCTCTCCAAGCCGGTCCATCTTCGCGAATTGGTCAGCGAAGTGAACAAGATGCTGGCGGCCTAATTCGGCCCCAATAGCCTTGCGGCATCCTTGCCTGACCGCTTTGGAGCCGATATACGGACCCCACCCGTGAAGTCAGGTTAAGGGCGCGTAGCTCAGCGGGAGAGCACCTCGTTGACATCGAGGGGGTCACAGGTTCGATCCCTGTCGCGCCCACCATCTCCAGGCAGTTGATGTCATTGGGTTTCCCGTCCGTCTAAGGCTTCATCGCTAAATCGAGAACTCAGCTTGGTCCCACTCTGGTCCCAGTTGGAGAAAATCGATGGCGAGCATCCGCAAACATAGAGACAAATGGCAAGTCCGTATTAGACGGGCAGGCCTCCAACCCTTGTCCAAGTCGTTCTCCCTTAGGAAAGACGGGGCAGAATGGGCAAGACAGATGGAGGTGAAAGCCGATCGAGCCGAGCTTCCAACCGACCTGAAGGCCCTGCAGCGGATCACCCTGGCTGACTTGGTTGTTCGCTACCGAGACACGGTGAGCGTGAAGAAACGAGGGTACGAGAATGAACGTATTTCTCTCACCGCATTCCTCCATCACCCGATATGCTCCAAGCGACTCTCAGATCTTCGTACGGAAGACTTTGCAGCGTACCGGGACCAGATGCTGCAGACGGTCAAACCCACCTCACTGAAGCGCTACCTCGACCCCATCCATAATCTATTCGAAGTCGCAAGACACGAGTGGGGAGTGCCACTCAGAGACAATCCCCTCGGCAGGCTGAAACTGAAGGCTCCCTCTCAGCGGCGAGAACGACGACTGCTGAGTGGAGAATGGGAACGTATCCTTGAGGCGGCTCGCCTCTGCCGCAACCCTTGGATCGAACCTATCATTCGGCTCGCGCTGGCAACGGGAATGAGGAGAGGGGAGGTCCTGGCTCTTGAAGACAACCAGATCGATCTAGAGCGACGATCACTCCTCATCAGAAAGACGAAGAACGGTCATGCACGGACTATTCCGCTGACCGTCGAAGCAGTGAGAATTCTGGGACAATTGCTGAGGGGACGGCTAGGACCTCTATTTCCTATCACGAGGAATGCCTTCCGCTTGGCGTGGGAGCGCCTCCGGGAGAGAGCGGATCTTGGGGACTTTCATTTTCACGACCTGCGCCACGAAGCTATCAGTCGATTCTTTGAACTCGGATTGAATCCGCCCGAGGTTGCTCTCATCAGCGGCCACCGGGATATGCGACAACTCTTTCGCTACACGCATCCTCTTCGAGAAGGCATCATCGACAAGATGGACAGGTCCACTTCATGATCGACGCCAGATCGGCTTTACTGCAAGGTCTCCACTGATGTCCGATACTTACATGTTCGAAGACAATCTCGACAAATCGATACCGATCGATTGGAGCGCCAGACTTCCTGACTTCCAAGACGTTGTGGCGGAGCTGACGACCAAGACTATCGCTTTCCACCGCCTTGAAGCAGTTAGGCCGGTCAAGCCAACGACACGAGAGAAGATAAGAAAGACGATCGATTGCCTGCTGGCTAATCTTGTCAAGGCAGCCGTAGCCAGCCCCGAGTGCTTCCTGGCAATTCCGCAGAGTTCCGGTGCCTTCACACAATCGCGGTACAACAATCATGGGATTGGGTACGACAATACGAAGAGAGTGGTCGACTACCTGAAGGGGTGCTCACCCCAACTCGTATCCTACAATATCGGCTTCAATGACCGAAGCAGGTCTGGTGCCAGAACATACGTGACCAGAATAAGAGCCCTTCCGGCCCTGCTGGGTCGTCAGACGTCTCCTTCCCAGTCAGGAAATGACCAGAATGGACAGTCATTGGCTGAGCTTATCCTTAATATCCCCCTACCCATTACTAGTAGGAAACCTCTGACTGGGATGTCTGTGGTTCATACCCTTTCCGAGACCATTCGACTCAAGGACACTCAGAAGAAGCTTGTCTCGTACCAGGGCGACGAAACCACGGAGGGAATGAGGGCCAGACTGAAACGATGGAATGACTACGCGGGTCATCAATGCATTGATCTATTTCTTACGGACGACCAATTGCTACACATGTACGATCAGCCATCTGAGGAGGAAGAGGCCGAGGATGAACCGTTCAGGGAAGAAGAAGATCGTCCTCGCTTCGTCGACCTCACTAGGAATCGCCTTTACCGCGTCTTTAACAACGGCAGCTTCGACCAGGGTGGACGGTTCTACGGAGGCTGGTGGCAGAGGGTCCCGAGCAAATATCGCAGGTCCATAGTCATCAATTGGACACCCACCAGAGAACTCGACTATTCGGGCCTACATGCCGCGATGCTGTATGCCTTGGGTGGGCTTCACCTTGAGCAATATCCCTACTCACTCGACGGGGTCAATCCAGATTACAAAAAGCTAATCAAGTCGACCTTCTTCAAGCTAATCAATGCTCAGGAGGGACAAGCGATAAGAGCCCCGCGTCCGGGAAGGCTTCCGCCCAGGCTAACATGGCCCCAACTTCAGGAGGCAATCAAGGACAAGCACCATAGGATCGCTCAACACTTCAATTCTGGGGTAGGACTAAAACTTCAGAAAAAAGACTCGGAGATCGCAGAAGACGTAATGTTTAGGATGGGCGAGCAAGATTGCCCCGCTCTACCAATACACGACAGTTTCATCACCTATTGGGCCGCGTACAATAATCTGAAGCGGGCAATGATGGAGACCTATCACCGGCACATGAATTCAGAGATTTCAGTGACGATCGACGACTCCTTCTTTGATACGATTTTAGGACAGGACAACCCAACCGACCCAAATGACACTGACGTTGAGCAGGCCCACTGGGAAGATGTTGCACAAAATGCTCCGGGGTATGAAGGCTATCGTGCAAGGAAGGCTGATTTCCTCGCTCGGCAAACTCCCGAGCGAAGGGACTATCTCGAAGACAGGCGTATTGGGTAGCAGCGCTTGCGTCGGGTCGGCGATCGCAGGACATTCTCGGCATCCCAGTCGACAGAGGGGCGTCCTGTGTTGAAGCGAGATCGCGAGACTGCGGGCCGAATAGGGAGAGGCTAGGCAGATGATTTTTAGGCAACAATGAGGTGGCCCAACACCTATGGCCAACCTTCATTGCGAAGGGCTTTGATATCACTAAGATTTTCAGATTTCGGATCTTAAATTAAGATATTTTTCTGACCCCTAGTTATGGGTCATTTTATCCCCCGACATTACCCCCAACCTTCCTATGATCTTAGGGACTCTACTAAGGAAGCCGACTTCGGATCGTACACAAAATTCGAAATAGTGCCGGCTCTGATCTTCTGAACTACCTCGTCGATTACGAAGAGCGGAACGAGAAACCATTCGCG
This genomic window contains:
- the cpdR gene encoding cell cycle two-component system response regulator CpdR, whose product is MHKILLAEDDNDMRRFLVKALENAGFQVSPHDNGMSAYQRLREEPFEMLLTDIVMPEMDGIELARRASELDPDIKIMFITGFAAVALNSDSEAPKNAKVLSKPVHLRELVSEVNKMLAA
- a CDS encoding N-formylglutamate amidohydrolase, which gives rise to MTQHDGELSPPFEIVEPANWRAPIIFNSPHSGSVYPAEFLDASRIDLPALRRSEDSFMDELIAGLSGQGFPTVRVHFPRSYVDVNREPYELDPRMFSGRLPSFANTRSMRVAGGLGTIPRVVGDGQEIYRERLSVDDALARIEALYKPYHRALRRLINKAHQAFGAVVVVDCHSMPSVGVSRDEPRRPDVVIGDRYGTSCASLLPDMVEETMRGLGYSVGRNKPYAGGFITEHYGNPASGLHAIQLELNRAIYMDERRRERSPGFSRVAADFNVLADALATVPLGELGPFQAAAE
- a CDS encoding site-specific integrase; the protein is MEVKADRAELPTDLKALQRITLADLVVRYRDTVSVKKRGYENERISLTAFLHHPICSKRLSDLRTEDFAAYRDQMLQTVKPTSLKRYLDPIHNLFEVARHEWGVPLRDNPLGRLKLKAPSQRRERRLLSGEWERILEAARLCRNPWIEPIIRLALATGMRRGEVLALEDNQIDLERRSLLIRKTKNGHARTIPLTVEAVRILGQLLRGRLGPLFPITRNAFRLAWERLRERADLGDFHFHDLRHEAISRFFELGLNPPEVALISGHRDMRQLFRYTHPLREGIIDKMDRSTS